Genomic DNA from Providencia sp. PROV188:
GGCACCAACGAGATCGAGAGAGTCAATGTTATTGCCAATAGGCAGTAAGAATAGCAACCCAGCAATGACAAGCCCAATCCATAAAAAATCAATAGGGCGGCGAGAAGAGAACATCGCAACGGCTAATGGGCCCGTAAACTCAAGTGCGACCGCAATTCCTAAAGGGATACGCTCAAGCGCTAAATAAAACAGGTAGTTCATGGTTCCGAGAGATAAACCATAAGCAAGCAGTGGTCCCAGAGAGCTTTTTCTAAAATTTAAACGCCATGGTTTAAAGATCACACACAAAATAATCGTGGCAAGCAACAAACGTAAACCGGTAACACCTGGTGCGCCGATAAGTGGGAACAATGTTTTAGCTAAAGAGGCACCACTTTGGATTGACATCATTGCCAGTAATAGCAAGCCTATCGGTAATAGCGGAAAAGCACTCTTTTTAGTATCGGCAGACATGAATAAAAAACCTCAAAAAAACGTTAGGAACGTCGATAAAACCCACACGGTATATACAGATAAAATGGGTAAATCTAAATAATAATGGTGGTTTGTTGGGATATTTACCCTAAGCCAGCAAATTGGCGTGAATTATCTCACAGAATTCATGCAGATTATATTGCTTTGTTGAGAGCGAAAAATTCATCATATTATTTAATATTGGATAACGACTAAAAATAAAATATTGTGAGTTGAGCTTCTTTGAGGGTACCGTATAATTTTGCGCTTACAAGAATGATAATAGGAATGAAAATAGAACATGAAAAAAATTAAAAGCGTCGCGGTTTATTGTGGTTCAAGCATGGGGACGAATGAAATTTATCAAAAACAAGCCATTGAGTTTGCAAAAGAGCTGGTAAAGCGTGATATCGCTTTAGTCTACGGTGGTGCGAGTGTTGGGCTGATGGGAACCGTTGCCGATACGGTATTATCTTTAGGCGGCAAGGCTATTGGTGTGATCCCATCCCTGCTTGAAGAGCGTGAAATCTCGCATAAAAATCTGACCGAACTGTACAAAGTTGACACCATGCATCAGCGCAAAAGCAAAATGATTGAACTTGCTGATGGTTTTGTCGCAATGCCTGGTGGATACGGCACTTTAGAAGAATACAGCGAAGTGTTCACATGGAGTCAAATTGGTTTACATACTAAGCCTTGCGGATTATTCAATATTAATAATTACTGGCAGCCTCTGATTGATATGACCAATAAAATGGCGGATGAGGGCTTTTTACATGAAAAATATCGTCATATGGCGATTGTGGAATCATCCCCAGCCAGTTTATTAGATCAATTTGAAACGTATATTGCACCACCAGTGAAAACTTACGACTAACTTATTCGGGTAGCTTTATGATCAGAAAAGCAAAAAAAGAGGATTTATCAGCAATTCTTGCGCTCTACCAAATTTTATTTGCCGAGATGGCTAAGTTTGATCGTGAAAGGTTACAAGCCGCGGAACAATCGAGTGAGTTTGTTGAAAATGCCATTGAGGATAATAAGTTTCATCTTTTAGTGGTTGATCATGAAGGTGAAATCAAAGGTTTTTGTATTGCTCAAAAACAAACGGCAGATCCTTATAGTTGCATTGTGCCAAGGGATTTC
This window encodes:
- the rhtA gene encoding threonine/homoserine exporter RhtA, whose translation is MSADTKKSAFPLLPIGLLLLAMMSIQSGASLAKTLFPLIGAPGVTGLRLLLATIILCVIFKPWRLNFRKSSLGPLLAYGLSLGTMNYLFYLALERIPLGIAVALEFTGPLAVAMFSSRRPIDFLWIGLVIAGLLFLLPIGNNIDSLDLVGAAYALGAGVCWAIYIIFGQRAGAGYGAATVAVGSLISALIFFPIGLMQTGVEAMFDPAILPLALGVAILSTAFPYTLEMIALTKLPAKTFGTLMSLEPCMGAFLGIVFLQEHLTMTQWLALLCIVCASIGSTSTSVPKSKIEKVS
- a CDS encoding TIGR00730 family Rossman fold protein, which produces MKKIKSVAVYCGSSMGTNEIYQKQAIEFAKELVKRDIALVYGGASVGLMGTVADTVLSLGGKAIGVIPSLLEEREISHKNLTELYKVDTMHQRKSKMIELADGFVAMPGGYGTLEEYSEVFTWSQIGLHTKPCGLFNINNYWQPLIDMTNKMADEGFLHEKYRHMAIVESSPASLLDQFETYIAPPVKTYD
- a CDS encoding GNAT family N-acetyltransferase; its protein translation is MIRKAKKEDLSAILALYQILFAEMAKFDRERLQAAEQSSEFVENAIEDNKFHLLVVDHEGEIKGFCIAQKQTADPYSCIVPRDFGYIFDLVISPDFRGEKAGKQLLDGMKEWAKLQKFSHLELSVLAQNHQAIKFYEREGLAEVSRTMGIAL